The following are encoded together in the Cicer arietinum cultivar CDC Frontier isolate Library 1 chromosome 2, Cicar.CDCFrontier_v2.0, whole genome shotgun sequence genome:
- the LOC101513812 gene encoding cysteine proteinase inhibitor 6-like encodes MMKVQIQSLGVLMVVLLASTATANIILPSVFLPIKDVNNPKLADLGNFAVVEHVKQTGKDQLKFEKILKAEYYFPDDVHQFYLIFSATNASGISNQYDALVNENESNHSIKLVAFETYVH; translated from the coding sequence ATGATGAAGGTTCAAATCCAATCCCTTGGTGTTCTAATGGTTGTTTTGTTGGCATCTACAGCAACAGCGAATATAATTTTGCCAAGCGTTTTCTTACCTATCAAAGACGTGAACAACCCAAAATTGGCCGATTTGGGAAATTTCGCCGTTGTCGAGCATGTAAAGCAAACTGGTAAGGATCAGTTGAAGTTCGAGAAAATCCTCAAAGCTGAATATTATTTTCCAGATGACGTCCACCAATTCTACCTCATCTTTTCTGCCACCAACGCTTCCGGAATTTCAAACCAATATGATGCACTCGTAAATGAGAATGAATCAAATCACTCCATTAAGCTTGTTGCCTTTGAAACTTATGttcattaa